TCCACTTCCACCCGCTGGGAGACGGAGAGTCCCGTCTCGTGGTGGGAGCGGATCTCGTAGGGCTGATTGTTCCCGGAAACGAGCTTCCGGGGGGAGGTGCAGTGGACGATATCCAGCGTATTGTCCAGGTTGTAGACGGGGTTTCCCATGAATACAGGTATTCCCGTGACCGCTTTGCCGACGGCCATGGACACCGCTGCGTCAAGATCCCCCTCGCAGGCGGCCACGGTCTCCGGCTCGTCGTTGAGCATGGAGAGGGCGACGCAGGCCGTGACGCCCAGCGTCTTCGCCAGGGAGAAGCACGAGATGGCGAGGGCGTTGCAGCCGTAGCGGGCGAGCAGGTTCTTCAGGGCCCTGTACATCCGGAAGGCGTGTTCGATCTGTTCAATGTTCGGCTCAAGGCATGCGCGGGCTCCCTGGGCGAACTCCCTGGCGAGGGAGGCCGGAACGGAATCTTTTCTGCATGCCTCAAATTCCGCAAAAAGTTCTTCCAGGCCGATATGCACCGACGAGATGCCCAGCATGCGTTCCATCTTCCTCGTGTCCACGCTCGCGGAAACAACCCACTCCTGGGTGTACCCCACCAGCAGAATCCGTGTGTTCCGCACCCTGTGGGCCGCCGCCAGGTCCTTCGCGGCGGCGAGCCAGGAGTCTCCGTGATAGACCTTCGTAACCCTTCCGCCCCGGCCGCGGATGGTGCCCCAGACATCGGCGACTGCGGGGAGGGCGTTTCTGGACACGATGCGGAGGACAGTCTCCCGCTCCTTCTCCCCGTAGATGTCATCGTTGGGAAAGAAGCTCCAGAGCAGGCTCTCTGAGGCGGCATCCGCAGCGGCCAGCATCCGTTTCTGCACGCCCCCCGAAAGAGGCACGAGCAGGGGCAGCGCGCAGCCGAGCGAGGAGAGTGCGTCATCGAGGTCGGCATCTCCCGCCACGATACGCGCGGTACGCATGAGCGACGTTGGTGCGTCCATGGTCTCAATCATCCCGGCTATTGTTTTTCCGGCGGCGTCAAGTTCATTCCTGTCGGGCCAGTAGACAGGAGATGCGAAAAGCAGAGGCTGTACGGCGAGTTTTCTGACCATGATCCTTCCTCCTTCGAAGATTCCCGGGAATACTCCGTCCCTTAGGCTTCCTGGGCCCCTCCCAGGTACGCGTCCTTCACGGCGGGGTCGCAGAGCAGCGAACGACCCTCACCCTCGAGCACCACGCGGCCGTTCTCGAGGACGTAGGCATAGTCCGCGATGGCAAGGGCCTGGTTGGCGTTCTGTTCCACCAGCACGACTGTAATGCCCTCGTCGCGGATGCGCCGAACGGTGTCGAAGACTCCCTTCACAATGATCGGGGCGAGGCCGAGGGACGGTTCGTCGAGAAGGAGCACCTTCGGCTCCGTCATCAGTCCCCTGCAGATGGCGAGCATCTGCTGCTCCCCTCCCGAGAGGGTTCCTGCCTGCTGGCGTGCCCTCTCCTTCAGGATGGGGTACATTTCGAACATGCGGTCGAGGTTTCTCCGGACGCGCCCCGCATCGTTCACGGTGTACGCTCCCGCCATCAGGTTCTCCCGGACGGTGAGCCCGGCGAAGACCTGCCTTCCCTCGGGTACCTGCACCACACCGAGCTTTACCACCCGGTAGGGCTCCCGGGGCAGCAGCTTCGCCGTGTCCGGGCCGGTTCCGTCCCACAGGAAGATCTTTCCCCGCTCCTGCTTCACCAGGCCCGATATGGTGTTGAGCAGGGTGCTCTTCCCCGCCCCGTTGGAGCCGATAATGCTCACGATGCTCCCCCGCTTCACTTCGAGGGAGACTCCGGAAAGGGCCTGCACGTGGCCGTAGGAGACCCACAGATCCTCTATACGGAGCATGATCCATCCTCCTTGCCGATGTAGGCTTCCGTCACTTCCTTGTTTGCCCGGATTTCGGCGGGTGTTCCCGATGCGAGCAGCTTCCCGAAGTTGAGCACGTAGATGCAGGAAGAGAGCGTCATGATAACCTCCATCCGGTGCTCGATCACCAGCACGGCGAATCCGAAGCGCTCCCGCAGATCCCCCACCAGCCCGATAAACTCCCGGACCTCGCTGGGGTTGAGCCCGGCGGCAGGCTCGTCCAGCAGCAGCACCTTCGGTCCCGTGGCCAGGGCCCGGGCGATTTCCAGCTTCCGCTGCAGGCCGTAGGGAAGGTTGGACGGCTTCTCGTCGGCATACCTGTCCAGCCCCACCAGGGAAAGATATTCCCGGGCCGTCGAGCGGACCTCCCGTTCCCGGCCCCGGAAGGCCGCGCCGAAGGTGAAGAGGGAGAGGAGGCCGTACTCCGAATAGGGGTCGGCGGCGGTCATCACGTTCTCCAGCACCGAGAGTCCCCGAAACAGCCGGATGTTCTGGAAGGTGCGCCCGATGCCGCTCCGGGTGATCTCGAACTGCTCCTTCCCCGCCAGTTCCGCTCCTTCGAGGAGAATGCTCCCTTTGTCAAGGGGATAGACCCCCGTGATCAGGTTGAACGCGGTGGTCTTCCCCGCGCCGTTGGGGCCGATGATCCCCACGATCTCTCCCTTTTCCGCGCTGAAGGAAAAATCATCCACCGCACGGACGCCGCCAAAGGACTTGGTGAGGCCGCGCACTTCGAGGAGGCTCACGGCCGCACCCCCTTCATCCGGCTGAGAAGCCGGCGCACCGACTTCGGGGAAAGCTCGTGCTCGCCCATGATGCCCGCGGTGCGGTAGTTGACGATCAGGAGGACGATCACGCAGTAGATGGCCACCCGCCACTCCGAGGCGAAGCGGAGAAATTCGGGAAGCCCGGTGAGCAGTATTGTGGCCAGCACCGTTCCGGTAAGGCTGTTCACGCCGCCCACGAAGACGATGATGGTCCACTCCGCCGAGATGATCCAGTTGAAGGCGGCGGGCTCCAGGTAGGTGGTGTAGAAGCCGAAGAGCACTCCCGAATAGCCCGTGAGCGCCCCGGCGAAAAGGAACGTGACCAGCTTCAGGCGGTAGACGTTGATCCCCATGGACTTGGCCGCCAGTTCGTCCGACCGGAGGGCGAGGCACTGCCGGCCGTACTTGGAGTTCTTGTAGAGAATGACGAGCGCAAGGCAGACCGCGACGCTCGCGAGAACCACCGGAAGCGTCGTGAGCTGCGGAATGCCGGAGATGCCCATGGCCCCTCCGGTGATGTTTGCCGAGTTGTTGAGCAGCGCCACGATGGCTTCGCCGAAACCGAGCGTCACGAGGGAGATGTAGTCCCTTCTGAGGCGTACCGTGGGCAGACCCACGAGAAGGGCGGCCAGCATGGCAGCGGCGATGGCGAGGGCAACGGCGGGAACGACGGGCACGGAGTAATTGCGGATGAGAACTGCCGAGACGTAGCCCCCGATGGCCATGAAGGCGGCCTGGCCCAGGGAGAAAAGCCCCGTGAGACCAGTGATGAGGTAGACCCCGAGCACTCCGATGAGGGCGATACCGGTGAAGATGACGGTGGAGATGAAGTAATCCATCGTGTTCCTCCTACGCCTTTTCCTGCACGATGACCCCGGCGATTCCCCGGGGCCGCACCAGCAGGAAGGCCAGCATCACGACGAAGATAAAGACCGGGGCCCAGCCGGCCCCTACCCACGAAATGAAGAAAATTTCGAGAACACCCAGGAGCACCGCACCGATCACGGCGCCGTGGATGCTCCCCAGGCCGCCGAGAACCGAAGCGACGAACCCCTTCACCACCATCTGTCCGAGCTGGGGGTAAAGGGTGTAGTTCATGCCGAGGAAGACACCGCTGACGCCCCCCAGAGCGCCGGAGATCATCAGGGCCATGGTGACCAGGAAATCGGGGTTCATTCCCATGAGCTGCACCGTGTTCACGTCGAAACAGGCCGCCCTGATGCCGAGGCCGATCTTCGTCCTGTACAGGATAAAGAGCAGGACAAGAAGCGAGGTGATCGAGAGGCCGAACATCATCATGTCCGTCACCGCCACGTTCACTCCGAAAAGGGGAACGGCGGAAGTGGTGAAAAACCGGGGGTAAGAGTAGAAGTTGCTGCTGGCGTAAATCGTGATCAGGTTCTCCAGCAGGATGCCCATGGTGATCGACGAGATGAAGTAATAGACCGGCTCGCTCTTCGTCCGGCGCAGGCGGCGGAAGGCCAGCCGTTCGACCGCGGCGGCGATGACGGCACCCGACAGTGCGGCCGCGGCGAGAACGACCGAAAAAAGGACAAGGGAGGAGTCAATGCGGCCGGAAAGATAGCGGGAGGCGACGTACCCCGCATAGGCGGTGACGGTCATGACGCCGCCCTGGGAGAAGTTCGAAAACTTGAGAACATTGAAGATGAGTGCGAAGCCCACCGCGATGAGCGCGTAGACGGATCCGAGGGAGATTCCGTTGATGATGTTCTGCATCAGCATGAGACCAGCTCCTTTGCCCTTCCGGACTGCGGTGCCTGCAGGGACTGATCCGGCCGGAACCGCGTCCCCGGTGCGCCGGGGAAGGGAGGGAAGAAATGAGAGGTCGCCCTGTTCCCGGAAGAGAAAGGGCGACCTCGCGGAGACATTTCAGAAGGCTATTTCTTGTGCTTCTCGGGCACGTAGCGGCCGAGTTCGGCGTACTCTCCCTTTTCGATCTTGTACATGACCATGGACAGCCCCACCGGCTGATGCGTCTCCGGGGAGATCGTCAGGACACCCGTGGTTCCCTGAAGGTCCTTCACCTGCGGCATGCCCGCCATGACCTGGGCCGCGGAGGATCCGCCGCCGAGCTTCATGGCCTCCCGGATAAGAAGGATCTTGTCATAGCCGAGGAACACCTTGTTCACGGGATTCTCGCCGAACTTAGCCTTGTAGATGTCCCAGACTTCCTTGAGCTGGGGCTCTTTTTCGGAGAAGTTGTTGGCCAGGTAGATGTTGTCCGCCGCTTCGGGGTCGTTCACGAGGGAGGCGAAGGGCGGGGCGAAGTCAAGGCCGCCGATGATGGGAACATCGAGGCCGACCTGCTTGCGCTGGTTCGTCACCAGCACGGCTTCCTGAATGTAGTTGGGGAAGTACAGGCAGTCGGCGCCGGCTTCCTTGATCTTGGCGAGCTGGGTCTTGAAGTCCTTGTCGCCCTTTGTGTAGACCTGCTCGGAAACGATCTCGCCGCCCGCCGCCTTGATATACTCCACGTAGGGCTTCATCAGGGAGACCGCGAAGGCATTGGACTGGTCGTAGAGCACGCCGACCTTCCTGAGGCCCAGGACGTCGATCGTGTAGCTGGCCATGATCTCGGAGTACTGGATGCTGGAAGGCTGCATCAGGAACATGGCTGCCTGGGGCTTGCCGTCCTCCCCGACGGTAACCCGCGGGTCGATGAAGCTTCCGACCACGGAGACACCCGCCTTGTTGGCGATGGGAGCGAGGGCGAGGCCGATGTTGCTGACGGGAGGTCCGACGACCGCCACGGCACCGGAACTCACGAGACTGTTATATCCCTTGATGGCTTCCTGGACGTTGGCCTTCGTGTCCATGGTGACCAGCTTCAGCATGGCGCCGTCGATGCCGCCGGCCGCGTTGATCTTCTCGATGGCGATCTCGGCACCCCTGGTCACCGCATTTCCCCACACCGACGTGGGGCCGCTGATATCCTGCATGTTGCCGATCAGGATCTCCTTCGCCGACGCCGCTCCGGCAAAACCGGCCAGCACGGCGACAAGCACCGCACAGAACAACCACTTTCCCATTCCGTTCTTCATGCCATTCTTCCCTCCAATGTGAATATGTTTTCAGTGCGTTTTCCGGGAAGCCCTGTGCTCCTTCAGAATGGGGCCGTAGACATCCCGGTCTTTCGCGTAGCACCCGGTGGGACCTCCCTGAGACATAACCTCGCTGCACAGACTGCACGAAACGCACACCTTCTTCGGATCGACCTCCCCCTTCTCCAGCACGTCTCTCGGCAGGCCGGGGTACGCAAACCCCGTCCGCCCGAACCCGGCAAGCGTCACAGCCTTCCGCGCCACATTGGCGGCGGCGGCGAAAACTCCGAACTGGCGAAGCCACGTATACCCCGGGCCGGTCACCGGAAGATCCGGGTATTCCCGCTGCACCTTCTCCGTCAGGGAGAAGAGGCGGGCGACTCCTTCGAGGGGGTGCTCCGGCGCTTCGATGTTCCCCGGAATGAGCCGGTCGAAGGGACGCACGAGCCACGGATTGTAGTAGGGGGTTCCGGTGGAGGTGGTCAGCAGGTCCAGGCCGAGCTCCTTCAGAATGCCGACGAGCTTCAGGGGCTCCGTCATATCGGGGACGGGCGGGTCCGACCGGTCGCAGCCCCATCCGTAGGGATACGGGAAACCGTCGAAGAGGTTCATCCGGCTGGTTACGAGGAAAGAAGGGTTCTTCACGGCCGAGCGTATGCGCTCCGTCATCTCCCGCAGGAAACGGGTCCTCCCGTCAAAGCCGCCGCCGAATTTACCGGGGCGAAGGTGAGCCGCGAGAAGTTCTGAACCGAGGTAGCGATGGCAGCTCTTGATGTCGATGCCGTCAAAACCGATTTTTTCCGCCCGGACGGCAGCTTCGGTCATGCGATCCTGCACCGCTTCGATGTCGGCATCGGAGAGAGGCACCACATCTTCAGGAACCTTTGCCCGCCTGTCGAGCAGCTCGTAGGGAACGGTCAGGCCCGGAGTCGTCCCCGTGGCGTGGCGGTAACGGCCGGCGTCCTGAAGCTGGAGAAGGCACAGGGGAGAGTGGGAAGGGCCGAGAGCTTCTCGGGCGGCCGAGCGCGTCGCTTCGAGAAGGGCGGCGATCGCCTTCTCCGTGGAGGGCTCGATGCACATCTGGCGGTCGCTGCTGCGTCCTCCCTGCCAGACGGCGCATGCCTCGAACTGGATCAGACCCCACCCGCCGGCGCCGTAGCGCCGGTAGCGGCGGAAAGTGAACTCACCGGGCGAGCCGTCGGGAAGGGAATCGCGCCCCTCCATGGGAAGAGTGGAAAAACGGTTGGGAATGATGCGTTTTCCTGCCGCCGCAGGCTCGGCAAGGACGGACAGGTCTTCATTGAAGGAAATGCCGAGGCCGAGGCCGAGCGATCCGATTTTTTGCCTCAGCCCGTCCAGTGTGGCGAAGCTGAAAGATTCGTACTGTGCCATGGGCCTCCCTCTCGCTTACGGCCCTTCTTGACGAAGACGCCGGATTGAATTCATGGGTTGACCAAGGACAACCAAACAACTGACGGAATTATAACATTTGCGCTTCCGCCTGGGAAGCCCTCGTCTCCCGACACCTGTTTCGTTCTCCCCGTCCTGTTCAGTCCGCGGGAAAACCCAGGAGGGCCGACTCCTTGTCCTGGCACAGTTTCTCCAGGTTGGCCGCTGAAATCTCCAGGTGCTTCCGCATTGCCTCCCGGGCTCCAGTCTCGTCCCGTTCACTGATGGCCCGGACAATCTGCTCGTGCTCGCCCAGAATCCGTTCAGTCCACTGTGGGCGGGGCGTCGTCAGACTGTTCCTGTTGAGCGATTCCATCGCCCGCTCGATGATCGAGGAGAGTCCTTCGTGCATCCTGATGAGTACCTCGTTGTGGGAAGCGGCGATGACGATGCGGTGAAAAATGTCGTTCCAGTGCGCTCCCTCGCGGCTCGCATCAGGACCTCCGCCGGTAAAGATCCGGGAGAACTGGGCCAGGCATTCGTTCATTCTCGCGAGATCCGCGTCCGTCCTGTTGAGCGCCGCAAGTCCGGCAGCAGGACTTTCCATCATGATGCGGACCTGGAATACCTTGGGGATGATGTCCGCCGGCCACGTGGCGTACAGGTCAAGGCTCTGGGTGAGCCTGCCCATCCCGAGGTCCTTCACGAAAAGCCCCTGCTTCCCCCTGACCTCGATGATCCCCAGGGTCTCCAGCACGATGAGGGCCTCCCGCATGGAGGTCCTGCTGGTGGTCATGAGCGCGGCCATTTCACGCTCGGTTGGAAGCTTGCCATCATTGACGATGGAGCCGTCCTTGATGGCGGCGTACACCTTCTCCACGAGAACTCTTCTCGACTCGTTCATGTGTTTTCTCCGCTCCCGGTACCCGTCGTCCGGTTCGAAATGCTATCATAAGGGCAGGACAGACGGGTAATGGTCCTGATTATGGTTGTCCATGGACAACCGCATTATACACGACAACCCCTTCTTTTGAGGAGGCGACTTGGGAATGCAGAGGATTCACATTGACGATGTGGAGGGAACGCTCTTCCCCGCCGGACGCAGGACCCGCGTACTCGTCGGGAAGGACAGCCCACTCCAGGCAAAAGGGTTCGTGATGGGGCGCGTCCGGATCTTTCCGGGAGGGAGCATCCCCGGGCACGAGCATTTCAACGAGGAGATCTACCACATCCTCTCCGGTTCCGGGGAGATGGAGGCCGGCAATGAGACGGAGACCGTCCGCGCAGGCGACACGGTCTACCTGGACCCGAACATACCGCATACGCTCCGCAACACCGGCGGATCGGACATGGAAATCCTGTTCGTCTACTCGCCTGCGGGCGTGGTGGAACACTGGAGGGAAGAGCTGGAAGGGAAGCGCCCGCAGGGTTGAAGGCATATCGCGCCTTCGCCCCCGCGGGCCGCGCTCCCAAGCGCACAGACCTTTTTTTCCGCGGCGCGGCTACTCGCCGACGACGACTTTTTCTCCGCCTTTCAAATTCTTTCCTCCGACTACGACGCGCTCCCCTTCTTCGAGCCCGGAGAGAATCTGCACGGCGTCGGGCAGAGTCAGCCCCGTCTCGACGGTTCGCTCCTCCGCCGTTCCGTTCGTATCCACGAAAACCTTGCCGCTTTGCCGCAGCGCGTGCGATGGGATCGTCAACGCGCCGACCGCTTCCGCCTCCACGAAGAGAATGGAGACGAACATTCCCGGCTTGAGCGCTCCTCCCGAGGCGGCGTTGTCGGCGACGACCTCCACCTGCAGCGTCCTGGTCGAGGTGTCGACGTAGGGGCTGATGCGGGAGACGCTTCCCTCGACCTCCGCGCCGGGGAAACCGTCACCGGAGAGGACGACCTTCATCCCGACGGAAACTCTGCTCGCCTGCATCTCGGAGAGCTGCGCGACCCCCTTCATGATCCGCACGTCGGCGATTTCAGCTACGGACGTGGCTTCGGATATCATGGTTCCGGGCGTCAGAGAGTAGTCCTTCAGCACAACACCGTCCATGGGGGAGAGAAGGATGTACTCCGATCTGGAGACCTTCTGCGCGGAGAGATTCGCCTCCTGCTGCTTCACCGAGGCGAGGCTTCTGTTGTACGACGCCCTTGCCGACTGGTAGGTCATGATTCGGCTGTCCAGCTCCTGCTGCGCGGCGTACCCCTCTTTGCGCAGTCGTTCGTACCGCTCCTTTTCCTTCGTCGCGTTCTCCAGCTGCGCCCCGGCCTGCTCCGCCTCCGCCTTCGCCGCGTTCACCTGCGCCTGAAGCGCGCTCACCTGCGCGTCCTGGTCCCGGTGATCCAGGACGGCGACGACGTCTCCTTTTTTAATGCCGTCTCCTTGCGATACCCGCATCTCGCTCAACCTGCCGGAGACCTTCGAGAGAAGGACGACGCTCTCCCTGGCCTCGAGAGTTGCCGAGGCCGAAAAGCCTTGCCTGATCAACGGACGCCGTTCCACCAACGCCCCCGAAACCCTTACTAAGGAGGGAACTTCCTGCGCCGCCTCGGGCATTGGAGAGGAGGAATCCGGACGAAGAAGAAGCAGCGCGGGCAGAAGGAGCGCCGCGAAGAGAAGAACGAGCCCCGTTTTCAGGCCCAAAAATTTGCGTTGATTGTTACCACTCATGGTGCATTCTCCTTTACCGATCGTTTTCGAAAACGCTCGCAAGCGTTCCTTCGGCCATGCGCAGGGCGACGAATGCGAGATTGTGTTCTTTCAGCGCGCCGGAGAGCTTCCGCTGCGCTTCCGTGAGAACGGTCTTCGCCTGGAGTACGTCGAGTTGAGAATTGACCCCC
This genomic stretch from Aminivibrio sp. harbors:
- a CDS encoding branched-chain amino acid ABC transporter permease — protein: MDYFISTVIFTGIALIGVLGVYLITGLTGLFSLGQAAFMAIGGYVSAVLIRNYSVPVVPAVALAIAAAMLAALLVGLPTVRLRRDYISLVTLGFGEAIVALLNNSANITGGAMGISGIPQLTTLPVVLASVAVCLALVILYKNSKYGRQCLALRSDELAAKSMGINVYRLKLVTFLFAGALTGYSGVLFGFYTTYLEPAAFNWIISAEWTIIVFVGGVNSLTGTVLATILLTGLPEFLRFASEWRVAIYCVIVLLIVNYRTAGIMGEHELSPKSVRRLLSRMKGVRP
- a CDS encoding dimethylsulfonioproprionate lyase family protein, with the translated sequence MQRIHIDDVEGTLFPAGRRTRVLVGKDSPLQAKGFVMGRVRIFPGGSIPGHEHFNEEIYHILSGSGEMEAGNETETVRAGDTVYLDPNIPHTLRNTGGSDMEILFVYSPAGVVEHWREELEGKRPQG
- a CDS encoding ABC transporter substrate-binding protein yields the protein MKNGMGKWLFCAVLVAVLAGFAGAASAKEILIGNMQDISGPTSVWGNAVTRGAEIAIEKINAAGGIDGAMLKLVTMDTKANVQEAIKGYNSLVSSGAVAVVGPPVSNIGLALAPIANKAGVSVVGSFIDPRVTVGEDGKPQAAMFLMQPSSIQYSEIMASYTIDVLGLRKVGVLYDQSNAFAVSLMKPYVEYIKAAGGEIVSEQVYTKGDKDFKTQLAKIKEAGADCLYFPNYIQEAVLVTNQRKQVGLDVPIIGGLDFAPPFASLVNDPEAADNIYLANNFSEKEPQLKEVWDIYKAKFGENPVNKVFLGYDKILLIREAMKLGGGSSAAQVMAGMPQVKDLQGTTGVLTISPETHQPVGLSMVMYKIEKGEYAELGRYVPEKHKK
- a CDS encoding FadR/GntR family transcriptional regulator, yielding MNESRRVLVEKVYAAIKDGSIVNDGKLPTEREMAALMTTSRTSMREALIVLETLGIIEVRGKQGLFVKDLGMGRLTQSLDLYATWPADIIPKVFQVRIMMESPAAGLAALNRTDADLARMNECLAQFSRIFTGGGPDASREGAHWNDIFHRIVIAASHNEVLIRMHEGLSSIIERAMESLNRNSLTTPRPQWTERILGEHEQIVRAISERDETGAREAMRKHLEISAANLEKLCQDKESALLGFPAD
- a CDS encoding branched-chain amino acid ABC transporter permease; translation: MLMQNIINGISLGSVYALIAVGFALIFNVLKFSNFSQGGVMTVTAYAGYVASRYLSGRIDSSLVLFSVVLAAAALSGAVIAAAVERLAFRRLRRTKSEPVYYFISSITMGILLENLITIYASSNFYSYPRFFTTSAVPLFGVNVAVTDMMMFGLSITSLLVLLFILYRTKIGLGIRAACFDVNTVQLMGMNPDFLVTMALMISGALGGVSGVFLGMNYTLYPQLGQMVVKGFVASVLGGLGSIHGAVIGAVLLGVLEIFFISWVGAGWAPVFIFVVMLAFLLVRPRGIAGVIVQEKA
- a CDS encoding ABC transporter ATP-binding protein; its protein translation is MSLLEVRGLTKSFGGVRAVDDFSFSAEKGEIVGIIGPNGAGKTTAFNLITGVYPLDKGSILLEGAELAGKEQFEITRSGIGRTFQNIRLFRGLSVLENVMTAADPYSEYGLLSLFTFGAAFRGREREVRSTAREYLSLVGLDRYADEKPSNLPYGLQRKLEIARALATGPKVLLLDEPAAGLNPSEVREFIGLVGDLRERFGFAVLVIEHRMEVIMTLSSCIYVLNFGKLLASGTPAEIRANKEVTEAYIGKEDGSCSV
- a CDS encoding efflux RND transporter periplasmic adaptor subunit, whose product is MSGNNQRKFLGLKTGLVLLFAALLLPALLLLRPDSSSPMPEAAQEVPSLVRVSGALVERRPLIRQGFSASATLEARESVVLLSKVSGRLSEMRVSQGDGIKKGDVVAVLDHRDQDAQVSALQAQVNAAKAEAEQAGAQLENATKEKERYERLRKEGYAAQQELDSRIMTYQSARASYNRSLASVKQQEANLSAQKVSRSEYILLSPMDGVVLKDYSLTPGTMISEATSVAEIADVRIMKGVAQLSEMQASRVSVGMKVVLSGDGFPGAEVEGSVSRISPYVDTSTRTLQVEVVADNAASGGALKPGMFVSILFVEAEAVGALTIPSHALRQSGKVFVDTNGTAEERTVETGLTLPDAVQILSGLEEGERVVVGGKNLKGGEKVVVGE
- a CDS encoding ABC transporter ATP-binding protein codes for the protein MLRIEDLWVSYGHVQALSGVSLEVKRGSIVSIIGSNGAGKSTLLNTISGLVKQERGKIFLWDGTGPDTAKLLPREPYRVVKLGVVQVPEGRQVFAGLTVRENLMAGAYTVNDAGRVRRNLDRMFEMYPILKERARQQAGTLSGGEQQMLAICRGLMTEPKVLLLDEPSLGLAPIIVKGVFDTVRRIRDEGITVVLVEQNANQALAIADYAYVLENGRVVLEGEGRSLLCDPAVKDAYLGGAQEA